In the Candidatus Fusobacterium pullicola genome, TTAGCTATTACTAAAACTTTATCTCCTTTTTCAGTAAGAGAAGCACAAGCACTATCTAATCCAAGCATTCCTTCTCCTGCCATAATTATAGTTTGTGCTTTCTTAGCCCCAAAAATTTTCCCTATTTTTTTACATAATTGTCCATAAAATTCAAAAAATTTAGGATCGAAATCTGAGTTCCCATAATAATTTCCCCTCGCATGTAATACGTTCTCCCTAGCCATAGTTGGTCCAGGTGTCATCATAAGATAATTTGCTCTTTTCAAAAAGTCCACCTCCAATAAATATTATAAAATTAAAGTTCTTATAATTTAAATATTTTATATTATAACACATCTAAAAATAATTGAAAATCCTACTTTAAATAGAACTCAAACCAATTTGTTATCTCTTCTAGCCTTTTAACTCTATGTCTAGGTTTTCCACTTCTTGACAACTCATGATTTTCTCCTCTAAACATACATAATTTAGCTGGAACACCATGATATTTTAGTGAAGTAAACATCTGTATTCCCTCTACTACCCAACATCTATAATCTTCTTCTGAATGTATAAATAGCGTCGGAGTTTTTACTCTATCAGCATATCTCATTGGAGAGTGCCACCATAGTTTCTCTGGATTATCCCACGGACTAGAAGCATTTTGATCTACATTAAAATAGTATCCTATATCTGTAGTTCCAAACTTTGAAAACCAGTTAGCTATACTTCTTTGAGAGGCAGCACAAGCAAATCTATCTGTATGTCCTATTATCCAGTTAGTCATAAATCCACCATATGATCCCCCAGTAACTCCAATTTTTGTTTCATCTATCGGATAAGCTTTTATTACTTCATCTGTAAACTCCATTAAGTCTTCATAATCAATTGTTCCATATTTGCCTCTGATATCAGCAAATTCATTTCCTCTTCCATCTCCACCACGTGGATTACAGAAAAATACAAAGTACCCCATATTTGCCCAAACTTGCATCTCATGATAAAATACTTCTCCATATACAGTTTTAGGTCCACCATGTATATCTAAAATTCCTGGGTATCTCTTTCCTTCTTCATAATCTACTGGTTTCATTACCCAACCTTCTATCTCTACTCCATCATTTATAATATTAAATTTTTCTGGAATAGATAATTTTTTACTCTCTACTATACTCTCATTAAATTTCGTAAGTTGTTTTTCTTCACCATTTTTTAAAGAGTATAACTCTTGAAGCTTGATTCCTCTAAGTCCAATAAAGTATATTTCTCCTTCACCTATAGCATAACTATCTACCGATCCCTTAGCTTTTGTTAATATTTTTTCATTACCATTTGTATCTATTGTACTTAAAAAAGCATCGTGCATTACTGTTGTTAAAAAGTAAAGCTTATTATCCTTTACTCTAAAACTTTTTCCACCACCATATCTACAATCTGAGCCAACTGTATTTACCATCCAAGTATCATGTTTCTTAAATAGTTCAAGCTTTCCATTTTTTATCATATAAAAATCTGGATTTTGGTTTATCCCATATTTTAGTGTATCATTCAAACCACATAGTATTCCTTCACCAAAAAACTCTACAAAATTAACTCTATAATCTTCTCCTGGAAGTATTAATTCTGTTTTTTTATTCTTTATATCATAACTATATATAGCTTCTCTCTGCTCCTGCTTATCTTTATATCTATTTATTACATATAAGATTACTCCATCTTTATATGAATAATAACTTACATTTGATATTGTATCAGATATCGGAGTTAATTCTCCATTTATTCTATTGTATACATATAATCTATTTCTTTTTTTATTAGTAAATCCATTTCCATTACTCCAAAATGGTATCTCATCTAAAATTTCATAATCTTTACTTTCTTTTATCTTTTTAACAGCCTCTGCTCTTTCGTCGCCTACAAGCTCATTTAAATTTATTCCGTAATTATCATATTTAGCAGTGATTATAAAATTATCCTTATCTATACTCTTAATAGATGTTACTAACATTGGAATTCTCATATACTCTTGAGCTTCTCCACCTCTTATATCAATTACATAAAAACAAGTCCAATTTTCTCCTTCTTCTACTCTAGCCTTTAACTTTTTATCTCTCATACTTGGGAATAGTATCTTAGTTTCATCTAACCATAGAAAACTTTTTTCCTCATTCATTCCAGTTAGCTTAATATATTCTTTTGTGCTATTATTCATTATCCAAATATTAGAATTGTAATTATTTTCTTCATAATCTCCCTTATGAACTATAAAAGCACTATTTCTTCCATCAGGTGAAACCTCTATTCCAGATAGATACTTATACTCCAAAAAATCTTTTAATTTTAAATTTTCCATATTCAACACCCCTTTAATATTTTCTATTTATATATTTTACAAAATTTATTTAAAAAAATCTATTTTTTTAAAAAAAAGATATTAAAAAAATAGATTTACATGTATAATATATATTATCAATAATTTTAAGGTGATTTATATGAATAATAAAAAGATTAGGGAACAAATTAAAACTTCAAAAAGAATCGTTATTAAAGTGGGAACATCTACTCTTACATACCCCAACGGAAATTTAAATTTTAATTTAATGAATAAATTAGCTTGGATATTAGCTGATCTTAGAAATCAGGGAAGGGATGTTATACTTGTAACATCAGGAGCTATAGGTGTTGGTTCAAAAAGTTTAAACTTTGAAAAAAGACCTACAATCATAAGAGAAAAACAAGCTGCTGCTGCTGTAGGTCAAGCTGAACTTATGCATATATACAAAAACTTTATGGGAGAATACAATCAAAGAGTTGCTCAAATTCTTCTTACAAAGGATGATTTTAAAGAGGGAGAAAGAAAAACAAATACAAATAATACTCTTGAAACTCTTCTTGACTTTGGGGTTATCCCTATTATCAATGCTAACGACACTATATCTACTTTTGAAATAGAATTTAGTGATAATGACAGATTATCAGCAAGTGTTGCTTCTCTATTAAAAGCAGACCTTTTAATAATTCTTACTGATATTGATGCTCTATATGATGCTAATCCTAAAACTCATCCTGAGGCAAAAAGAATACCATATGTTGAAAAAGTAACTGATGAAATTCTTGCTATGGGTGGAGAAAAAGGAAGCGAATTTAGTGTTGGTGGTATGGAAACAAAACTTCTTGCTGCTAGAGAATGTTTTGATCATGGAGTTATGATGGCAATATTAGATGGTTCAAATCCTTCATTTATTGAAGAACTTATCAATGGTAAGGATATTGGAACAGTTTTTGGTAATGGAAAATAGGAGGAATTTATGGAGTATATTGAAAAACTTGGAGTTGCTGCTAAAGAAGCTGAAATTCAAATAGCTCAACTTTCAACTAAAATAAAAAATGAGATTCTTTTAAAAGCTGCTCAAGCTCTTTTAGATAACTGTAATAAAATATTAGAAATAAATAAAAAAGATGTTGAAAATGCAATTAATTCAGGAGTAAAAAAAGCTTTTATTGATAGATTAACTCTTACAGAAAAAAGAGTAGAGGATATGGCTGATGGTCTTAAGCAAATAGCTTCTTTAAATGACCCAGTTGGGGAATTTACTTATGGTAAAACACTACCTAATGGTCTTATTATTCAACAAAAAAGAGTTCCATTAGGAGTAGTAGCTATCATATTTGAATCTCGTCCTAATGTAACTGCTGATGCTTTTGGACTATGCTTAAAGAGTGGAAATGCTGTTATCCTAAGAGGTGGAAAAGAAGCTATTAATACAAATATAGCTATTGTTAATGTATTCAAAAATGTTTTAAAAGCTTGTAATATAAATGAAAATGCAGTACAAATCTTAGAAGATACAAGCCATGATACAGCTAATAAACTTATGAAAGCTCACCAATATATAGATGTTTTAATTCCTAGAGGTAGTGCTAGACTTATCAATACAGTTATTGAAAACTCTACAATCCCTTGTATTCAGACTGGAATTGGAAATTGCCATATATTTGTAGATGAAAGTGCCGATATAACTAAAGCTGTAAATATTATTATCAATGCAAAAACTCAAAGACCTGGAGTTTGTAACGCTGTAGAAACTCTTCTTATACATAAAAATTGTGCTGAAAATATTCTTCCTCAACTTGGAGAAGAATTGATAAAAAGAAATGTAGAGATTAGAGGAGATGAAATCACAAGAAAGTATATTCCTTCATCTATTCCTGCTACAGAAGAAGATTGGGCAACTGAGTATGAAGATTACATTGTAGCTATTAAAGTTGTAGAAAATTTAGATGAAGTTATAAAACACATTACTAAATATGGTACTAAACACTCTGAATGTATAGTTACTGAAAACTACTCTAATGCTCAAAGATTTTTAAATGAGGTGGATGCTGCTGCTGTTTATGTAAATGCTTCTACTAGATTTACAGATGGTGGACAATTTGGATTTGGAGCTGAAATTGGTATTAGTACTCAAAAACTTCATGCTAGAGGACCTATGGGATTAAAGGAACTTACTACTACTAAGTATGTAATCACTGGAAATGGACAAATAAGAGAATAATATTAAAATTTTGAGGAGCCTAATTTTCACAAGACTCCTCTTTTTTCTATTTTTTATTTAAAATTTCGCTTAAAAAACTTGATCCAAGTATCAAAACTCCACCAATTATTTGCAAAATCCCTAGATGTTCTTTCAATATTATAGCCGATATAATAATAGCAAATACTGGATCTATATAGCTAAGTACCGCTATTGTTTGTCCTTTTAACTCCTGTAATGATGAAAAATAAAGTAGATAGGCTATTCCAGTATGAACTATACCTAAAATTAATATATATGGAATAGAATTTAAAGAGATATTTAAAGATTTTCCGCTATCCATATATAAAACATAAGGTAATAGAGTAATTGTAGCAGAAAGAAGTTGAATTATTGTTATCTCTAGGCTATCTATTCCCTTCAAAAATTTATTCATTAAAATAACACTTGCATAAAATCCAGCTGCTAATAATCCATAGGCTATTCCTATTAAAGCACTTCCACCATTTATTCCATCTACTCCTACTATACAAAACATTCCTACTAAAGCCATTAAAACACATAAAAATTTTGATAGTGTTAATTTTTCCTTTAGTATAAATGGAGCTGATATTGTTACAAATATTGGTGCAAAATAATAGCTCAAAGTAGCATTTGAAATAGATGTGTATTTATACCCTTGGAATAAAAATATCCAGTTAAGTCCAACTGCAAAACCAGAAAAAATTAACAGATATATATTCCTTTTTATTGCTTCAATAGAAACTTTCTTCCTCAATAATGCCATAGCAAATAACAAGGTAATTCCACCTATAAAACCTCTTGTTAATGCTATTTCACTTGAATTTAAATCTATATTTTTTACGAATAATCCTATTGTTCCAAAGATTAACATAGCTATGATATTTCTCAATTTTGCTCCCATAAAATCATCTCCCATTCTATCTTATACAAAAAATTTTTATTTAAAGAATAAAGAGTAGCTAAAGTTGTATTCTCCAAGCTACTCTTATTACTCTTTATTTTTATTTAATCTAAGTTTAAGTCATTTTTTAAATAAGCTAATAGCTCATCTCTTGTTTCTTCATTTCTAAGTCCAAACTCAATATTAGCTTTTAGAAGTCCAAACTTGTTCCCTATATCGTATCTTTTACCTTCAAACTCATAAGCTATAACTTTTTCGCCATCTTTTAACATATCTAAAATAGCATCAGTCAGCTGAATTTCTCCACCTTTACCTGGCTTTTCCTTCTCTAAATATTCAAAAATCTTAGGAGTTAATAGATATCTTCCAAGACAAGCTAGTCTTGATGGTGCTTCCTCTATAGCTGGTTTCTCTATAAAGTCATCCATTTCTACAGTCTTTTCATCTAAATGTTTTGTTGGTTTAACTATACCATACTTAGAAACATCTTCTGCTCTTACCTCTTGACACCCTACTATACTATTCCCATATTTTTCATACTTTTCTATAAGTTGTTTAGCCACTGGTGCATCTGGATTGTATACTATATCATCTCCCAACGCTATAACAAAAGGTTCATCTCCAACAAATGGTTTAGCCTTTAATATTGCATGTCCTAATCCCTTTGGGTGATTTTGTCTAACATAGCATATATTTGCCATTGAAGATATTTTTTCTACCTTTTCTAAAAGTTCATCTTTTCCATCTTTTTCTAGTGTATTTTCAAGCTCATAAGAAAAGTCAAAATGATCCTCTATTGAGTTTTTATTTCTTCCAGTAACAATTATTATATCCTTTATCCCAGATTCCACTAATTCTTCAACTATGTATTGAAGAGATGGTTTATCTACGATAACAAGCATCTCTTTTGGTTGTGCCTTAGTCGCTGGTAGTACTCTTGTTCCCAAACCCGCTGCAGGTATTACAGCTTTTGTAACCTTCCTCATATAATCTCCCCTTCAAAACTTATTTTGCCTTTGATCCATTCTCTACTGCTGTATTTACTTCAATAAGTCTTAATCCACTCTTATCTTCTGTACTAAGTAGCATTCCTTGAGAGATCTCTCCTCTCATTTTTCTAGGTTTTAAGTTAGTTATAGCTAAAACTTTCTTACCTACTAATTTTTCTGGCTCTGGATAAAACTTTGCTATTCCTGAAAGAATTTGTCTTACATGATCTCCAACACTAACCTTAAATTTTAAAAGCTTGTCCGCTCCCTGAACTTTTCCAGCGTCTAAAATTTCTACAACTTGAATATTAACCTTATCAAAATCAGTTATATCAATTGGATTTTCTACTTCCATATTTTCATCTACTTGCATAGGATCTTTTTTAGGAGCCTCTAAAGCTTCTAGATCAAGTCTTGGGAATATTGGCTCTGCATTTCCTAAAACATGTCCCTCTTTTAATAAATTCCATCCCATAATCTCTTCTACTTTTGCTGTATGTATGTCTCTATTTTCACCTAATTGATTCCATATTTTTTGAGCTGAAGTTGGCATATATGGATAAACCATTACTGCAGCTTTATATAGTCCATCTATTAGATGATTCATTACAACTGCTAATCTATCCTTATTAGCTTCATCCTTTGCTAGTGTCCAAGGTGCAGTCTCATCTATATATTTATTTAATCTTGAGATAAATTTCCAGATAGCTTCAAGAGCTTTTGAATATTGAACTATATTCATTTGCTCATCAACTTCTTTTACTACTTCTGTCCAAAGTGCTTCTATCTCATCATCATATTTATCTCTAGTAACTCCAGTAGTAATTACTCCATTAAAATATTTTTTATACATTCCCAATGTTCTATTTAATAAATTTCCTAAATCGTTAGCAAGATCTGAATTTATTCTTGTAACTACTGATTTTGTAGAGTAGTCTCCATCATTTCCAAACTGTACCTCTCTCATTAGGCAATATCTAAATGCATCTACTCCATACTTTTCTATTTCAGATATAGG is a window encoding:
- a CDS encoding S9 family peptidase; translation: MENLKLKDFLEYKYLSGIEVSPDGRNSAFIVHKGDYEENNYNSNIWIMNNSTKEYIKLTGMNEEKSFLWLDETKILFPSMRDKKLKARVEEGENWTCFYVIDIRGGEAQEYMRIPMLVTSIKSIDKDNFIITAKYDNYGINLNELVGDERAEAVKKIKESKDYEILDEIPFWSNGNGFTNKKRNRLYVYNRINGELTPISDTISNVSYYSYKDGVILYVINRYKDKQEQREAIYSYDIKNKKTELILPGEDYRVNFVEFFGEGILCGLNDTLKYGINQNPDFYMIKNGKLELFKKHDTWMVNTVGSDCRYGGGKSFRVKDNKLYFLTTVMHDAFLSTIDTNGNEKILTKAKGSVDSYAIGEGEIYFIGLRGIKLQELYSLKNGEEKQLTKFNESIVESKKLSIPEKFNIINDGVEIEGWVMKPVDYEEGKRYPGILDIHGGPKTVYGEVFYHEMQVWANMGYFVFFCNPRGGDGRGNEFADIRGKYGTIDYEDLMEFTDEVIKAYPIDETKIGVTGGSYGGFMTNWIIGHTDRFACAASQRSIANWFSKFGTTDIGYYFNVDQNASSPWDNPEKLWWHSPMRYADRVKTPTLFIHSEEDYRCWVVEGIQMFTSLKYHGVPAKLCMFRGENHELSRSGKPRHRVKRLEEITNWFEFYLK
- a CDS encoding glutamate-5-semialdehyde dehydrogenase; protein product: MEYIEKLGVAAKEAEIQIAQLSTKIKNEILLKAAQALLDNCNKILEINKKDVENAINSGVKKAFIDRLTLTEKRVEDMADGLKQIASLNDPVGEFTYGKTLPNGLIIQQKRVPLGVVAIIFESRPNVTADAFGLCLKSGNAVILRGGKEAINTNIAIVNVFKNVLKACNINENAVQILEDTSHDTANKLMKAHQYIDVLIPRGSARLINTVIENSTIPCIQTGIGNCHIFVDESADITKAVNIIINAKTQRPGVCNAVETLLIHKNCAENILPQLGEELIKRNVEIRGDEITRKYIPSSIPATEEDWATEYEDYIVAIKVVENLDEVIKHITKYGTKHSECIVTENYSNAQRFLNEVDAAAVYVNASTRFTDGGQFGFGAEIGISTQKLHARGPMGLKELTTTKYVITGNGQIRE
- the galU gene encoding UTP--glucose-1-phosphate uridylyltransferase GalU, which produces MRKVTKAVIPAAGLGTRVLPATKAQPKEMLVIVDKPSLQYIVEELVESGIKDIIIVTGRNKNSIEDHFDFSYELENTLEKDGKDELLEKVEKISSMANICYVRQNHPKGLGHAILKAKPFVGDEPFVIALGDDIVYNPDAPVAKQLIEKYEKYGNSIVGCQEVRAEDVSKYGIVKPTKHLDEKTVEMDDFIEKPAIEEAPSRLACLGRYLLTPKIFEYLEKEKPGKGGEIQLTDAILDMLKDGEKVIAYEFEGKRYDIGNKFGLLKANIEFGLRNEETRDELLAYLKNDLNLD
- the metG gene encoding methionine--tRNA ligase, coding for MSKNFYVTTPIYYVNGDPHVGSAYTTIAADVIARYKRTMGYDAYFLTGTDEHGQKVEETAKQKGYTPQQWTDIMAPRFKEMWAKLGIEYSDFIRTTEPRHKEAVKKILKKVYENGDIYKGEYSGKYCVSCETFVPENQIVNGNHCPDCGKELRIVKEESYFFKMSKYQDALLEHIDKHPDFILPRSRRNEVVSFIKQGLQDLSISRNTFEWGIPIEFAPGHITYVWFDALTNYLTAVGYENNPEMFDKYWNNAEVMHLLGKDIVRFHAIIWPCMLLSAGIKLPDKVVAHGWWTSEGEKMSKSKGNVVDPISEIEKYGVDAFRYCLMREVQFGNDGDYSTKSVVTRINSDLANDLGNLLNRTLGMYKKYFNGVITTGVTRDKYDDEIEALWTEVVKEVDEQMNIVQYSKALEAIWKFISRLNKYIDETAPWTLAKDEANKDRLAVVMNHLIDGLYKAAVMVYPYMPTSAQKIWNQLGENRDIHTAKVEEIMGWNLLKEGHVLGNAEPIFPRLDLEALEAPKKDPMQVDENMEVENPIDITDFDKVNIQVVEILDAGKVQGADKLLKFKVSVGDHVRQILSGIAKFYPEPEKLVGKKVLAITNLKPRKMRGEISQGMLLSTEDKSGLRLIEVNTAVENGSKAK
- the proB gene encoding glutamate 5-kinase, translated to MNNKKIREQIKTSKRIVIKVGTSTLTYPNGNLNFNLMNKLAWILADLRNQGRDVILVTSGAIGVGSKSLNFEKRPTIIREKQAAAAVGQAELMHIYKNFMGEYNQRVAQILLTKDDFKEGERKTNTNNTLETLLDFGVIPIINANDTISTFEIEFSDNDRLSASVASLLKADLLIILTDIDALYDANPKTHPEAKRIPYVEKVTDEILAMGGEKGSEFSVGGMETKLLAARECFDHGVMMAILDGSNPSFIEELINGKDIGTVFGNGK
- a CDS encoding DMT family transporter, coding for MGAKLRNIIAMLIFGTIGLFVKNIDLNSSEIALTRGFIGGITLLFAMALLRKKVSIEAIKRNIYLLIFSGFAVGLNWIFLFQGYKYTSISNATLSYYFAPIFVTISAPFILKEKLTLSKFLCVLMALVGMFCIVGVDGINGGSALIGIAYGLLAAGFYASVILMNKFLKGIDSLEITIIQLLSATITLLPYVLYMDSGKSLNISLNSIPYILILGIVHTGIAYLLYFSSLQELKGQTIAVLSYIDPVFAIIISAIILKEHLGILQIIGGVLILGSSFLSEILNKK